The Mugil cephalus isolate CIBA_MC_2020 chromosome 19, CIBA_Mcephalus_1.1, whole genome shotgun sequence genome has a window encoding:
- the LOC124997046 gene encoding transmembrane protein 250, producing the protein MPVIPIPRRVRSFHGPHTTCMHSACGSTHTSKLVRTKYNNFDLYLRSRCMYSFLRFLLYFGCSLLTSLLWVSLSALFFLQYVSVRVLLRLQYKLSVILLLLGHRRLDFGVLNDLIIYSMQITMFLVGGLGWCFMVFVDM; encoded by the coding sequence ATGCCTGTGATCCCCATCCCACGACGGGTGCGCAGCTTCCATGGCCCCCACACCACCTGCATGCACTCGGCCTGCGGGTCGACGCACACCTCCAAGCTAGTGCGCACCAAGTACAACAACTTCGACCTGTACCTGCGGTCACGCTGCATGTACAgcttcctccgcttcctcctctaCTTCGGCTGCAGCCTGCTGACCTCTCTGCTCTGGGTGTCGCTCTCtgccctcttcttcctccagtaCGTCAGCGTGCGGGTGCTCCTGCGCCTGCAGTACAAGCTCTCGGTCATCCTGCTCTTGTTAGGGCACCGCCGCCTGGACTTTGGCGTGCTTAACGACCTGATCATCTACAGCATGCAGATCACCATGTTTCTGGTGGGGGGGCTCGGCTGGTGCTTCATGGTGTTCGTGGACATGTAG